The Gallus gallus isolate bGalGal1 chromosome 28, bGalGal1.mat.broiler.GRCg7b, whole genome shotgun sequence genome has a segment encoding these proteins:
- the HNRNPM gene encoding heterogeneous nuclear ribonucleoprotein M isoform X1 yields the protein MAAAAAVAAATESAGGKMEEPPAAAAPPPPNGAGGAGDPPAKSEGERPSQNEKRKEKSVKRGGNRFEPYANPAKRYRAFITNIPFDVKWQSLKDLVKEKVGEVTYVELLMDAEGKSRGCAVVEFKMEESMKKAAEVLNKHSLGGRPLKVKEQLRTCSYIKGPIKQKSRETSSVLTVTLGRRDPDGEHARRAMQKVMAAGGMGIGPGPGGPGMINIPPSILNNPNIPNEIIHALQAGRLGSTVFVANLDYKVGWKKLKEVFSMAGAVVRADILEDKDGKSRGIGTVTFEQAIEAVQAISMFNGQLLFDRPMHVKMDERAFPKGDFFPPERPQQLPHGLGGIGMGLGPGGQPIDANHLNKGMGMGNMGPGGMGMEGMGFGMNKMGGMEGPFGGMENIGRFPAGMNMGRMSEMDRAMGGGFEREFGRNEMGMSRSFGETLERGIGGGNASIPGIERMAPGIDRMGSGIERIPSGMGHGMERVGSEIDRMGLVLDRMSSNVDRIGSGIDRMAPLGIDHIAPNIERMGPAIERMGSGIERMGSGIGFGIERMGAAIDRVGTTMDRMGSGVERMGSGMDRMGIGMERMVPAGMGTGMGQVIERMPAGLDRIGATPMERIGIDRMGAASMERMGLERIGATNMERMGPAMGQGMGAGIDRMGLAMGSNFERTMEMERGNFAGNFAGSLGGTGGPAAGVARKACQIFVRNLPFDFTWKMLKDKFNECGHVLYADIKMENGKSKGCGVVRFESPEVAERACRMMNGIQLRGREIDVRIDRNA from the exons ATGGCGGCAGCGGCGGCTGTAGCGGCGGCTACCGAAAGCGCCGGGGGCAAAATGGAGGAACcaccggcggcggcggccccgccgcctcccaacggggcgggcggcgccggGGACCCGCCCGCCAAGAG TGAAGGTGAACGACCAAGTCAGAAcgagaaaaggaaagagaagagtgtgaaaagaggaggaaatcgCTTTGAGCCATATGCTAATCCTGCGAAGAGATACCGAGCTTTTATTACAAATATTCCATTTGACGTGAAGTGGCAGTCTCTGAAAGACCTGGTCAAAGAGAAAG TTGGTGAGGTAACATACGTGGAGCTCTTAATGGACGCTGAAGGAAAGTCAAGG GGATGCGC TGTTGTTGAATTCAAGATGgaagaaagcatgaaaaagGCTGCAGAGGTTTTGAACAAGCATAGTCTTGGTGGAAGACCGTTGAAAGTGAAAGAA CAGCTTAGAACCTGTAGCTACATCAAAGGCccaattaaacaaaaatcaagagaGACTTCTTCAGTGTTAACAGTGACTCTTGGCCGTAGG gATCCTGATGGCGAGCATGCCAGGAGGGCGATGCAGAAGGTCATGGCGGCTGGTGGAATGGGTATTGGCCCGGGCCCTGGTGGCCCTGGAATGATCAATATCCCACCTAGTATACTCAACAATCCCAACATACCCAATGAGATCATTCATGCTTTACAGGCAGGGAGACTTGGAAGCACTGTCTTTGTTGCAAAT TTGGATTACAAGGTTGGTtggaagaaactgaaagaagtCTTCAGCATGGCTGGTGCTGTGGTTCGAGCAGACATATTAGAAGATAAAGATGGCAAAAGTCGTGGAATTGGCACTGTCACTTTTGAACAAGCCATAGAGGCTGTTCAGGCTATAT caatgttTAATGGGCAGCTGCTGTTTGACAGGCCAATGCACGTAAAAATG gaTGAACGAGCCTTTCCTAAAGGAGACTTCTTTCCTCCAGAACGACCCCAACAACTTCCTC atggTCTTGGTGGTATTGGCATGGGATTAGGACCTGGAGGTCAACCTATTGATGcaaatcatttaaacaaagGCATGGGAATGGGCAACATGGGACCTGGAG GAATGGGAATGGAAGGCATGGGCTTTGGAATGAATAAAATGGGAG GAATGGAAGGTCCTTTTGGTGGCATGGAAAACATTGGTCGCTTTCCAGCTGGAATGAACATGGGCAGAATGAGTG AGATGGATCGTGCCATGGGAGGAGGATTTGAGAGAGAAtttggaagaaatgaaatgggaaTGTCTCGTAGTTTTGGAGAGACCTTGGAGAGAGGAATAG GTGGTGGAAATGCCAGCATTCCTGGGATTGAGAGGATGGCTCCTGGCATTGATCGTATGGGCTCGGGAATAGAAAGAATACCTTCTGGGATGGGTCATGGGATGGAGAGAGTAGGGTCAGAAATAGACAGGATGGGTCTTGTTTTGGATCGCATGAGTTCCAATGTGGATCGAATCGGTTCTGGAATTGACCGAATGGCCCCTCTGGGCATAGATCACATTGCTCCTAACATTGAGAGGATGGGACCAGCTATTGAGAGAATGGGTTCTGGCATAGAAAGAATGGGTTCTGGAATAGGCTTTGGTATTGAGAGGATGGGTGCTGCCATTGATCGTGTTGGTACCACTATGGATAGAATGGGATCAGGTGTAGAACGTATGGGTTCTGGCATGGATAGAATGGGTATAGGTATGGAGCGTATGGTCCCTGCTGGAATGGGAACTGGAATGGGTCAGGTCATAGAGAGAATGCCAGCTGGCTTAGATCGCATAGGTGCCACTCCTATGGAAAGGATAGGAATAGATCGTATGGGTGCTGCTAGCATGGAGAGAATGGGCTTGGAGCGCATTGGAGCCACTAATATGGAAAGAATGGGTcctgctatggggcagggcatgGGAGCAGGCATAGATCGCATGGGACTTGCAATGGGAAGCAATTTTGAAAGAACAATGGAAATGGAACGTGGAAACTTTGCAGGCAATTTTGCAGGCTCCCTTGGAGGAACTGGAGGACCTGCAGCTGGGGTGGCCAGAAAAGCTTGTCAGATATTTGTGAGAAAT CTGCCCTTTGATTTTACATGGAAAATGCTGAAAGATAAATTTAATGAATGTG gtCACGTGCTGTATGCTGATATCAAGATGGAGAATGGGAAATCAAAAGGATGTGGTGTGGTTAGATTTGAGTCCCCAGAAGTAGCTGAGAGAGCCTGCCGCATGATGAATGGGATACAGCTCCGTGGGAGGGAGATAGATGTGCGAATTGATAGAAATGCTTAA
- the HNRNPM gene encoding heterogeneous nuclear ribonucleoprotein M isoform X2: MAAAAAVAAATESAGGKMEEPPAAAAPPPPNGAGGAGDPPAKSEGERPSQNEKRKEKSVKRGGNRFEPYANPAKRYRAFITNIPFDVKWQSLKDLVKEKVGEVTYVELLMDAEGKSRGCAVVEFKMEESMKKAAEVLNKHSLGGRPLKVKELRTCSYIKGPIKQKSRETSSVLTVTLGRRDPDGEHARRAMQKVMAAGGMGIGPGPGGPGMINIPPSILNNPNIPNEIIHALQAGRLGSTVFVANLDYKVGWKKLKEVFSMAGAVVRADILEDKDGKSRGIGTVTFEQAIEAVQAISMFNGQLLFDRPMHVKMDERAFPKGDFFPPERPQQLPHGLGGIGMGLGPGGQPIDANHLNKGMGMGNMGPGGMGMEGMGFGMNKMGGMEGPFGGMENIGRFPAGMNMGRMSEMDRAMGGGFEREFGRNEMGMSRSFGETLERGIGGGNASIPGIERMAPGIDRMGSGIERIPSGMGHGMERVGSEIDRMGLVLDRMSSNVDRIGSGIDRMAPLGIDHIAPNIERMGPAIERMGSGIERMGSGIGFGIERMGAAIDRVGTTMDRMGSGVERMGSGMDRMGIGMERMVPAGMGTGMGQVIERMPAGLDRIGATPMERIGIDRMGAASMERMGLERIGATNMERMGPAMGQGMGAGIDRMGLAMGSNFERTMEMERGNFAGNFAGSLGGTGGPAAGVARKACQIFVRNLPFDFTWKMLKDKFNECGHVLYADIKMENGKSKGCGVVRFESPEVAERACRMMNGIQLRGREIDVRIDRNA, encoded by the exons ATGGCGGCAGCGGCGGCTGTAGCGGCGGCTACCGAAAGCGCCGGGGGCAAAATGGAGGAACcaccggcggcggcggccccgccgcctcccaacggggcgggcggcgccggGGACCCGCCCGCCAAGAG TGAAGGTGAACGACCAAGTCAGAAcgagaaaaggaaagagaagagtgtgaaaagaggaggaaatcgCTTTGAGCCATATGCTAATCCTGCGAAGAGATACCGAGCTTTTATTACAAATATTCCATTTGACGTGAAGTGGCAGTCTCTGAAAGACCTGGTCAAAGAGAAAG TTGGTGAGGTAACATACGTGGAGCTCTTAATGGACGCTGAAGGAAAGTCAAGG GGATGCGC TGTTGTTGAATTCAAGATGgaagaaagcatgaaaaagGCTGCAGAGGTTTTGAACAAGCATAGTCTTGGTGGAAGACCGTTGAAAGTGAAAGAA CTTAGAACCTGTAGCTACATCAAAGGCccaattaaacaaaaatcaagagaGACTTCTTCAGTGTTAACAGTGACTCTTGGCCGTAGG gATCCTGATGGCGAGCATGCCAGGAGGGCGATGCAGAAGGTCATGGCGGCTGGTGGAATGGGTATTGGCCCGGGCCCTGGTGGCCCTGGAATGATCAATATCCCACCTAGTATACTCAACAATCCCAACATACCCAATGAGATCATTCATGCTTTACAGGCAGGGAGACTTGGAAGCACTGTCTTTGTTGCAAAT TTGGATTACAAGGTTGGTtggaagaaactgaaagaagtCTTCAGCATGGCTGGTGCTGTGGTTCGAGCAGACATATTAGAAGATAAAGATGGCAAAAGTCGTGGAATTGGCACTGTCACTTTTGAACAAGCCATAGAGGCTGTTCAGGCTATAT caatgttTAATGGGCAGCTGCTGTTTGACAGGCCAATGCACGTAAAAATG gaTGAACGAGCCTTTCCTAAAGGAGACTTCTTTCCTCCAGAACGACCCCAACAACTTCCTC atggTCTTGGTGGTATTGGCATGGGATTAGGACCTGGAGGTCAACCTATTGATGcaaatcatttaaacaaagGCATGGGAATGGGCAACATGGGACCTGGAG GAATGGGAATGGAAGGCATGGGCTTTGGAATGAATAAAATGGGAG GAATGGAAGGTCCTTTTGGTGGCATGGAAAACATTGGTCGCTTTCCAGCTGGAATGAACATGGGCAGAATGAGTG AGATGGATCGTGCCATGGGAGGAGGATTTGAGAGAGAAtttggaagaaatgaaatgggaaTGTCTCGTAGTTTTGGAGAGACCTTGGAGAGAGGAATAG GTGGTGGAAATGCCAGCATTCCTGGGATTGAGAGGATGGCTCCTGGCATTGATCGTATGGGCTCGGGAATAGAAAGAATACCTTCTGGGATGGGTCATGGGATGGAGAGAGTAGGGTCAGAAATAGACAGGATGGGTCTTGTTTTGGATCGCATGAGTTCCAATGTGGATCGAATCGGTTCTGGAATTGACCGAATGGCCCCTCTGGGCATAGATCACATTGCTCCTAACATTGAGAGGATGGGACCAGCTATTGAGAGAATGGGTTCTGGCATAGAAAGAATGGGTTCTGGAATAGGCTTTGGTATTGAGAGGATGGGTGCTGCCATTGATCGTGTTGGTACCACTATGGATAGAATGGGATCAGGTGTAGAACGTATGGGTTCTGGCATGGATAGAATGGGTATAGGTATGGAGCGTATGGTCCCTGCTGGAATGGGAACTGGAATGGGTCAGGTCATAGAGAGAATGCCAGCTGGCTTAGATCGCATAGGTGCCACTCCTATGGAAAGGATAGGAATAGATCGTATGGGTGCTGCTAGCATGGAGAGAATGGGCTTGGAGCGCATTGGAGCCACTAATATGGAAAGAATGGGTcctgctatggggcagggcatgGGAGCAGGCATAGATCGCATGGGACTTGCAATGGGAAGCAATTTTGAAAGAACAATGGAAATGGAACGTGGAAACTTTGCAGGCAATTTTGCAGGCTCCCTTGGAGGAACTGGAGGACCTGCAGCTGGGGTGGCCAGAAAAGCTTGTCAGATATTTGTGAGAAAT CTGCCCTTTGATTTTACATGGAAAATGCTGAAAGATAAATTTAATGAATGTG gtCACGTGCTGTATGCTGATATCAAGATGGAGAATGGGAAATCAAAAGGATGTGGTGTGGTTAGATTTGAGTCCCCAGAAGTAGCTGAGAGAGCCTGCCGCATGATGAATGGGATACAGCTCCGTGGGAGGGAGATAGATGTGCGAATTGATAGAAATGCTTAA
- the HNRNPM gene encoding heterogeneous nuclear ribonucleoprotein M isoform X10 — MAAAAAVAAATESAGGKMEEPPAAAAPPPPNGAGGAGDPPAKSEGERPSQNEKRKEKSVKRGGNRFEPYANPAKRYRAFITNIPFDVKWQSLKDLVKEKVGEVTYVELLMDAEGKSRGCAVVEFKMEESMKKAAEVLNKHSLGGRPLKVKEQLRTCSYIKGPIKQKSRETSSVLTVTLGRRDPDGEHARRAMQKVMAAGGMGIGPGPGGPGMINIPPSILNNPNIPNEIIHALQAGRLGSTVFVANLDYKVGWKKLKEVFSMAGAVVRADILEDKDGKSRGIGTVTFEQAIEAVQAISMFNGQLLFDRPMHVKMDERAFPKGDFFPPERPQQLPRMGMEGMGFGMNKMGGMEGPFGGMENIGRFPAGMNMGRMSEMDRAMGGGFEREFGRNEMGMSRSFGETLERGIGGGNASIPGIERMAPGIDRNFAGSLGGTGGPAAGVARKACQIFVRNLPFDFTWKMLKDKFNECGHVLYADIKMENGKSKGCGVVRFESPEVAERACRMMNGIQLRGREIDVRIDRNA; from the exons ATGGCGGCAGCGGCGGCTGTAGCGGCGGCTACCGAAAGCGCCGGGGGCAAAATGGAGGAACcaccggcggcggcggccccgccgcctcccaacggggcgggcggcgccggGGACCCGCCCGCCAAGAG TGAAGGTGAACGACCAAGTCAGAAcgagaaaaggaaagagaagagtgtgaaaagaggaggaaatcgCTTTGAGCCATATGCTAATCCTGCGAAGAGATACCGAGCTTTTATTACAAATATTCCATTTGACGTGAAGTGGCAGTCTCTGAAAGACCTGGTCAAAGAGAAAG TTGGTGAGGTAACATACGTGGAGCTCTTAATGGACGCTGAAGGAAAGTCAAGG GGATGCGC TGTTGTTGAATTCAAGATGgaagaaagcatgaaaaagGCTGCAGAGGTTTTGAACAAGCATAGTCTTGGTGGAAGACCGTTGAAAGTGAAAGAA CAGCTTAGAACCTGTAGCTACATCAAAGGCccaattaaacaaaaatcaagagaGACTTCTTCAGTGTTAACAGTGACTCTTGGCCGTAGG gATCCTGATGGCGAGCATGCCAGGAGGGCGATGCAGAAGGTCATGGCGGCTGGTGGAATGGGTATTGGCCCGGGCCCTGGTGGCCCTGGAATGATCAATATCCCACCTAGTATACTCAACAATCCCAACATACCCAATGAGATCATTCATGCTTTACAGGCAGGGAGACTTGGAAGCACTGTCTTTGTTGCAAAT TTGGATTACAAGGTTGGTtggaagaaactgaaagaagtCTTCAGCATGGCTGGTGCTGTGGTTCGAGCAGACATATTAGAAGATAAAGATGGCAAAAGTCGTGGAATTGGCACTGTCACTTTTGAACAAGCCATAGAGGCTGTTCAGGCTATAT caatgttTAATGGGCAGCTGCTGTTTGACAGGCCAATGCACGTAAAAATG gaTGAACGAGCCTTTCCTAAAGGAGACTTCTTTCCTCCAGAACGACCCCAACAACTTCCTC GAATGGGAATGGAAGGCATGGGCTTTGGAATGAATAAAATGGGAG GAATGGAAGGTCCTTTTGGTGGCATGGAAAACATTGGTCGCTTTCCAGCTGGAATGAACATGGGCAGAATGAGTG AGATGGATCGTGCCATGGGAGGAGGATTTGAGAGAGAAtttggaagaaatgaaatgggaaTGTCTCGTAGTTTTGGAGAGACCTTGGAGAGAGGAATAG GTGGTGGAAATGCCAGCATTCCTGGGATTGAGAGGATGGCTCCTGGCATTGATC GCAATTTTGCAGGCTCCCTTGGAGGAACTGGAGGACCTGCAGCTGGGGTGGCCAGAAAAGCTTGTCAGATATTTGTGAGAAAT CTGCCCTTTGATTTTACATGGAAAATGCTGAAAGATAAATTTAATGAATGTG gtCACGTGCTGTATGCTGATATCAAGATGGAGAATGGGAAATCAAAAGGATGTGGTGTGGTTAGATTTGAGTCCCCAGAAGTAGCTGAGAGAGCCTGCCGCATGATGAATGGGATACAGCTCCGTGGGAGGGAGATAGATGTGCGAATTGATAGAAATGCTTAA
- the HNRNPM gene encoding heterogeneous nuclear ribonucleoprotein M isoform X4, giving the protein MAAAAAVAAATESAGGKMEEPPAAAAPPPPNGAGGAGDPPAKSEGERPSQNEKRKEKSVKRGGNRFEPYANPAKRYRAFITNIPFDVKWQSLKDLVKEKVGEVTYVELLMDAEGKSRGCAVVEFKMEESMKKAAEVLNKHSLGGRPLKVKEQLRTCSYIKGPIKQKSRETSSVLTVTLGRRDPDGEHARRAMQKVMAAGGMGIGPGPGGPGMINIPPSILNNPNIPNEIIHALQAGRLGSTVFVANLDYKVGWKKLKEVFSMAGAVVRADILEDKDGKSRGIGTVTFEQAIEAVQAISMFNGQLLFDRPMHVKMDERAFPKGDFFPPERPQQLPRMGMEGMGFGMNKMGGMEGPFGGMENIGRFPAGMNMGRMSEMDRAMGGGFEREFGRNEMGMSRSFGETLERGIGGGNASIPGIERMAPGIDRMGSGIERIPSGMGHGMERVGSEIDRMGLVLDRMSSNVDRIGSGIDRMAPLGIDHIAPNIERMGPAIERMGSGIERMGSGIGFGIERMGAAIDRVGTTMDRMGSGVERMGSGMDRMGIGMERMVPAGMGTGMGQVIERMPAGLDRIGATPMERIGIDRMGAASMERMGLERIGATNMERMGPAMGQGMGAGIDRMGLAMGSNFERTMEMERGNFAGNFAGSLGGTGGPAAGVARKACQIFVRNLPFDFTWKMLKDKFNECGHVLYADIKMENGKSKGCGVVRFESPEVAERACRMMNGIQLRGREIDVRIDRNA; this is encoded by the exons ATGGCGGCAGCGGCGGCTGTAGCGGCGGCTACCGAAAGCGCCGGGGGCAAAATGGAGGAACcaccggcggcggcggccccgccgcctcccaacggggcgggcggcgccggGGACCCGCCCGCCAAGAG TGAAGGTGAACGACCAAGTCAGAAcgagaaaaggaaagagaagagtgtgaaaagaggaggaaatcgCTTTGAGCCATATGCTAATCCTGCGAAGAGATACCGAGCTTTTATTACAAATATTCCATTTGACGTGAAGTGGCAGTCTCTGAAAGACCTGGTCAAAGAGAAAG TTGGTGAGGTAACATACGTGGAGCTCTTAATGGACGCTGAAGGAAAGTCAAGG GGATGCGC TGTTGTTGAATTCAAGATGgaagaaagcatgaaaaagGCTGCAGAGGTTTTGAACAAGCATAGTCTTGGTGGAAGACCGTTGAAAGTGAAAGAA CAGCTTAGAACCTGTAGCTACATCAAAGGCccaattaaacaaaaatcaagagaGACTTCTTCAGTGTTAACAGTGACTCTTGGCCGTAGG gATCCTGATGGCGAGCATGCCAGGAGGGCGATGCAGAAGGTCATGGCGGCTGGTGGAATGGGTATTGGCCCGGGCCCTGGTGGCCCTGGAATGATCAATATCCCACCTAGTATACTCAACAATCCCAACATACCCAATGAGATCATTCATGCTTTACAGGCAGGGAGACTTGGAAGCACTGTCTTTGTTGCAAAT TTGGATTACAAGGTTGGTtggaagaaactgaaagaagtCTTCAGCATGGCTGGTGCTGTGGTTCGAGCAGACATATTAGAAGATAAAGATGGCAAAAGTCGTGGAATTGGCACTGTCACTTTTGAACAAGCCATAGAGGCTGTTCAGGCTATAT caatgttTAATGGGCAGCTGCTGTTTGACAGGCCAATGCACGTAAAAATG gaTGAACGAGCCTTTCCTAAAGGAGACTTCTTTCCTCCAGAACGACCCCAACAACTTCCTC GAATGGGAATGGAAGGCATGGGCTTTGGAATGAATAAAATGGGAG GAATGGAAGGTCCTTTTGGTGGCATGGAAAACATTGGTCGCTTTCCAGCTGGAATGAACATGGGCAGAATGAGTG AGATGGATCGTGCCATGGGAGGAGGATTTGAGAGAGAAtttggaagaaatgaaatgggaaTGTCTCGTAGTTTTGGAGAGACCTTGGAGAGAGGAATAG GTGGTGGAAATGCCAGCATTCCTGGGATTGAGAGGATGGCTCCTGGCATTGATCGTATGGGCTCGGGAATAGAAAGAATACCTTCTGGGATGGGTCATGGGATGGAGAGAGTAGGGTCAGAAATAGACAGGATGGGTCTTGTTTTGGATCGCATGAGTTCCAATGTGGATCGAATCGGTTCTGGAATTGACCGAATGGCCCCTCTGGGCATAGATCACATTGCTCCTAACATTGAGAGGATGGGACCAGCTATTGAGAGAATGGGTTCTGGCATAGAAAGAATGGGTTCTGGAATAGGCTTTGGTATTGAGAGGATGGGTGCTGCCATTGATCGTGTTGGTACCACTATGGATAGAATGGGATCAGGTGTAGAACGTATGGGTTCTGGCATGGATAGAATGGGTATAGGTATGGAGCGTATGGTCCCTGCTGGAATGGGAACTGGAATGGGTCAGGTCATAGAGAGAATGCCAGCTGGCTTAGATCGCATAGGTGCCACTCCTATGGAAAGGATAGGAATAGATCGTATGGGTGCTGCTAGCATGGAGAGAATGGGCTTGGAGCGCATTGGAGCCACTAATATGGAAAGAATGGGTcctgctatggggcagggcatgGGAGCAGGCATAGATCGCATGGGACTTGCAATGGGAAGCAATTTTGAAAGAACAATGGAAATGGAACGTGGAAACTTTGCAGGCAATTTTGCAGGCTCCCTTGGAGGAACTGGAGGACCTGCAGCTGGGGTGGCCAGAAAAGCTTGTCAGATATTTGTGAGAAAT CTGCCCTTTGATTTTACATGGAAAATGCTGAAAGATAAATTTAATGAATGTG gtCACGTGCTGTATGCTGATATCAAGATGGAGAATGGGAAATCAAAAGGATGTGGTGTGGTTAGATTTGAGTCCCCAGAAGTAGCTGAGAGAGCCTGCCGCATGATGAATGGGATACAGCTCCGTGGGAGGGAGATAGATGTGCGAATTGATAGAAATGCTTAA
- the HNRNPM gene encoding heterogeneous nuclear ribonucleoprotein M isoform X9, whose product MAAAAAVAAATESAGGKMEEPPAAAAPPPPNGAGGAGDPPAKSEGERPSQNEKRKEKSVKRGGNRFEPYANPAKRYRAFITNIPFDVKWQSLKDLVKEKVGEVTYVELLMDAEGKSRGCAVVEFKMEESMKKAAEVLNKHSLGGRPLKVKEQLRTCSYIKGPIKQKSRETSSVLTVTLGRRDPDGEHARRAMQKVMAAGGMGIGPGPGGPGMINIPPSILNNPNIPNEIIHALQAGRLGSTVFVANLDYKVGWKKLKEVFSMAGAVVRADILEDKDGKSRGIGTVTFEQAIEAVQAISMFNGQLLFDRPMHVKMDERAFPKGDFFPPERPQQLPHGLGGIGMGLGPGGQPIDANHLNKGMGMGNMGPGGMGMEGMGFGMNKMGGMEGPFGGMENIGRFPAGMNMGRMSEMDRAMGGGFEREFGRNEMGMSRSFGETLERGIGGGNASIPGIERMAPGIDRSLGGTGGPAAGVARKACQIFVRNLPFDFTWKMLKDKFNECGHVLYADIKMENGKSKGCGVVRFESPEVAERACRMMNGIQLRGREIDVRIDRNA is encoded by the exons ATGGCGGCAGCGGCGGCTGTAGCGGCGGCTACCGAAAGCGCCGGGGGCAAAATGGAGGAACcaccggcggcggcggccccgccgcctcccaacggggcgggcggcgccggGGACCCGCCCGCCAAGAG TGAAGGTGAACGACCAAGTCAGAAcgagaaaaggaaagagaagagtgtgaaaagaggaggaaatcgCTTTGAGCCATATGCTAATCCTGCGAAGAGATACCGAGCTTTTATTACAAATATTCCATTTGACGTGAAGTGGCAGTCTCTGAAAGACCTGGTCAAAGAGAAAG TTGGTGAGGTAACATACGTGGAGCTCTTAATGGACGCTGAAGGAAAGTCAAGG GGATGCGC TGTTGTTGAATTCAAGATGgaagaaagcatgaaaaagGCTGCAGAGGTTTTGAACAAGCATAGTCTTGGTGGAAGACCGTTGAAAGTGAAAGAA CAGCTTAGAACCTGTAGCTACATCAAAGGCccaattaaacaaaaatcaagagaGACTTCTTCAGTGTTAACAGTGACTCTTGGCCGTAGG gATCCTGATGGCGAGCATGCCAGGAGGGCGATGCAGAAGGTCATGGCGGCTGGTGGAATGGGTATTGGCCCGGGCCCTGGTGGCCCTGGAATGATCAATATCCCACCTAGTATACTCAACAATCCCAACATACCCAATGAGATCATTCATGCTTTACAGGCAGGGAGACTTGGAAGCACTGTCTTTGTTGCAAAT TTGGATTACAAGGTTGGTtggaagaaactgaaagaagtCTTCAGCATGGCTGGTGCTGTGGTTCGAGCAGACATATTAGAAGATAAAGATGGCAAAAGTCGTGGAATTGGCACTGTCACTTTTGAACAAGCCATAGAGGCTGTTCAGGCTATAT caatgttTAATGGGCAGCTGCTGTTTGACAGGCCAATGCACGTAAAAATG gaTGAACGAGCCTTTCCTAAAGGAGACTTCTTTCCTCCAGAACGACCCCAACAACTTCCTC atggTCTTGGTGGTATTGGCATGGGATTAGGACCTGGAGGTCAACCTATTGATGcaaatcatttaaacaaagGCATGGGAATGGGCAACATGGGACCTGGAG GAATGGGAATGGAAGGCATGGGCTTTGGAATGAATAAAATGGGAG GAATGGAAGGTCCTTTTGGTGGCATGGAAAACATTGGTCGCTTTCCAGCTGGAATGAACATGGGCAGAATGAGTG AGATGGATCGTGCCATGGGAGGAGGATTTGAGAGAGAAtttggaagaaatgaaatgggaaTGTCTCGTAGTTTTGGAGAGACCTTGGAGAGAGGAATAG GTGGTGGAAATGCCAGCATTCCTGGGATTGAGAGGATGGCTCCTGGCATTGATC GCTCCCTTGGAGGAACTGGAGGACCTGCAGCTGGGGTGGCCAGAAAAGCTTGTCAGATATTTGTGAGAAAT CTGCCCTTTGATTTTACATGGAAAATGCTGAAAGATAAATTTAATGAATGTG gtCACGTGCTGTATGCTGATATCAAGATGGAGAATGGGAAATCAAAAGGATGTGGTGTGGTTAGATTTGAGTCCCCAGAAGTAGCTGAGAGAGCCTGCCGCATGATGAATGGGATACAGCTCCGTGGGAGGGAGATAGATGTGCGAATTGATAGAAATGCTTAA